In one Yoonia rosea genomic region, the following are encoded:
- a CDS encoding UTP--glucose-1-phosphate uridylyltransferase — MDRKVSKAIFPVAGLGTRFLPATKSVPKEIMTLVDRPLIQYAIDEARAAGIEDFIFVTSRGKSALEDYFDLAPDLEAALEASGKTKLLEILRSTNMESGTIAYLRQHKALGLGHAVSCARKLIGDEPFAVILPDDVIAAEKPCLQQMVEAYQETGGAMVAAMEVSPAQTASYGVLDIAAQDGPIVRAKGMVEKPAVGTAPSNLAVIGRYILTPQVLANFDKIGRGAGGEIQLTDAIAEEISAGRNVFGYRFDGQRYDCGSKAGFLQATVAFALAREELRDEFAEFLAQMHATKQAAQ, encoded by the coding sequence ATGGATAGAAAAGTATCAAAAGCCATTTTTCCCGTTGCGGGACTTGGCACGCGGTTTCTACCGGCGACAAAATCCGTACCCAAGGAAATCATGACCTTGGTCGACCGCCCGCTGATCCAATATGCGATTGACGAGGCGCGTGCCGCTGGCATCGAAGATTTTATCTTTGTCACCTCACGCGGCAAGTCCGCACTTGAAGACTACTTTGATCTTGCGCCTGATCTGGAAGCAGCGCTGGAGGCTTCGGGGAAAACCAAGCTGTTGGAAATCCTGCGCAGCACCAACATGGAAAGCGGCACGATCGCCTATTTGCGCCAGCACAAGGCGTTGGGCCTTGGGCATGCGGTGTCCTGCGCACGTAAACTGATCGGGGATGAGCCCTTTGCGGTTATTCTGCCCGACGATGTGATCGCGGCCGAGAAACCTTGTCTGCAGCAGATGGTCGAGGCCTATCAGGAAACCGGTGGCGCGATGGTGGCTGCGATGGAAGTCTCGCCAGCGCAAACCGCATCTTACGGTGTGCTTGATATCGCTGCGCAGGACGGGCCGATTGTCAGGGCCAAAGGGATGGTTGAAAAACCCGCCGTGGGCACTGCACCATCCAATCTGGCGGTGATCGGCCGCTATATTCTGACGCCACAGGTTCTTGCCAATTTTGACAAGATCGGGCGCGGTGCCGGTGGTGAAATCCAGCTGACCGACGCAATCGCAGAAGAAATCAGCGCAGGCCGCAATGTGTTCGGCTATCGCTTTGACGGGCAGCGCTATGATTGTGGGTCCAAGGCTGGTTTCCTGCAGGCGACCGTTGCCTTTGCACTTGCGCGCGAGGAGTTGCGTGATGAGTTCGCGGAATTTCTGGCGCAGATGCACGCAACAAAGCAGGCCGCACAGTAG
- a CDS encoding glycosyltransferase family 2 protein yields MDLWHAYRLRWKRRRLLFRIWRKRHEIAAAVNRTDLIGPEAILCFATVRNEIVRLPYFLKHYRKLGVDHFLIVDNGSDDGTAEYLAQQPDVSVWTTTQSYRLARFGMDWLGWLLWQYGNRHWCLTVDADELLIYPDHESRDLKALTTWLDGQGHASFGALMLDLYPEGPLEDAPYVPGDDPTKTLAWFDADNYRHQVHHYYGNLWIQGGVRDRVFFANEPARAPTLNKTPLVRWSWRYAYVSSTHQILPTRLHDVFDFEGNSKASGALLHTKFLPMIGAKSAEELERGQHFQNTALYQDYHLHLTENPDFWYEGSCRYGGDAQLVALGLMSKGRWV; encoded by the coding sequence ATGGACCTTTGGCATGCGTATCGCCTGCGATGGAAGCGGCGGCGGTTACTGTTTCGCATTTGGCGCAAACGCCATGAGATTGCGGCGGCCGTAAACCGTACAGACCTGATCGGGCCGGAAGCGATCCTTTGCTTTGCGACGGTCCGGAATGAAATCGTCCGCCTGCCATATTTTCTGAAGCATTACCGCAAACTTGGCGTCGACCACTTTCTGATCGTCGATAATGGCAGCGATGACGGAACGGCCGAGTATCTGGCGCAGCAGCCTGATGTGTCAGTCTGGACAACCACGCAGAGCTATCGTCTTGCCCGTTTCGGTATGGATTGGCTGGGGTGGCTGCTATGGCAGTACGGCAATCGCCATTGGTGTCTGACTGTCGATGCGGATGAACTCTTGATCTATCCAGATCATGAATCCCGCGATCTGAAAGCACTGACAACATGGCTGGATGGACAGGGCCACGCCTCTTTTGGCGCATTGATGCTGGACCTCTACCCCGAAGGACCGCTTGAGGACGCGCCCTATGTGCCTGGCGACGATCCGACCAAGACTTTGGCATGGTTTGACGCCGACAATTATCGCCATCAGGTGCACCATTATTACGGCAACCTGTGGATACAGGGCGGTGTCCGTGACCGCGTATTCTTTGCAAACGAACCTGCGCGCGCACCAACGTTGAATAAAACGCCACTGGTGCGTTGGTCGTGGCGCTATGCCTATGTCAGCTCAACCCATCAGATATTGCCGACCCGCCTGCACGATGTTTTTGATTTTGAAGGCAACAGCAAAGCGAGCGGCGCCTTGCTCCATACCAAGTTCCTGCCGATGATCGGGGCGAAGTCTGCGGAAGAGCTGGAACGGGGACAGCATTTTCAGAACACAGCACTTTATCAGGATTATCATCTGCACCTGACCGAAAATCCTGATTTCTGGTATGAAGGGTCTTGTCGGTATGGCGGTGACGCGCAACTGGTCGCACTCGGGCTGATGTCAAAGGGGCGCTGGGTCTGA
- a CDS encoding glycosyltransferase family 2 protein — translation MRALRKGRELVAVTDRTKEIAPDDVLLFCTFRNEDIRLPFFFEYYRKLGIAHFLMIDNGSEDAGSDFAREQPDVSLWRTDAPYGEARYGVDWLTYLQGKYAHGHWALTVDVDEFFVYPFCDTRPIRALADWLDASDVRSFGAMLLDMYPKGPVGQTTYRRGDNPFQTANWFDPGNYFMTKNKLLRNLWIQGGPRARSFFASKPRQAPALNKIPFVKWRRPYAYVSSTHMMLPRGLNLVYDQQGGEKTSGILLHAKFLNTFGDRAVEEAARAEHYKGGREYKTYAERHGADPDLWCQWSEQYINWRQLEVLGLMSKGNWA, via the coding sequence ATGCGTGCGTTGCGCAAGGGGCGGGAACTTGTCGCGGTGACGGACCGCACGAAGGAAATAGCCCCCGATGATGTCTTGCTTTTCTGCACCTTCCGGAACGAAGACATCCGGCTGCCATTCTTCTTTGAATATTACCGCAAGCTCGGGATTGCTCATTTCCTGATGATCGACAACGGCAGCGAGGACGCAGGAAGCGATTTCGCCCGTGAACAGCCTGATGTGTCTTTGTGGCGCACCGATGCCCCTTACGGCGAAGCGCGCTACGGCGTTGACTGGCTAACCTATCTGCAAGGCAAATACGCGCATGGGCATTGGGCGCTGACGGTCGATGTGGATGAATTCTTTGTCTATCCGTTCTGCGACACACGGCCTATTCGCGCCTTGGCCGACTGGCTGGACGCATCTGATGTGCGGTCTTTTGGGGCGATGTTACTGGATATGTATCCCAAAGGACCCGTGGGGCAGACGACGTATCGGCGCGGGGATAATCCGTTTCAAACCGCCAACTGGTTTGATCCGGGCAATTATTTTATGACCAAGAACAAGCTGCTGCGAAACCTTTGGATTCAGGGCGGTCCGCGTGCACGCAGTTTCTTTGCCAGCAAGCCCAGGCAGGCGCCCGCGCTGAATAAAATACCATTTGTGAAATGGCGCAGGCCCTATGCCTATGTCAGCTCGACCCATATGATGCTGCCGCGCGGATTGAACCTTGTTTACGATCAGCAGGGTGGGGAAAAAACCTCCGGTATCTTGCTGCACGCAAAATTCCTGAACACCTTTGGCGATCGTGCCGTCGAAGAGGCCGCGCGCGCCGAGCACTATAAGGGCGGACGCGAGTATAAAACTTATGCAGAACGGCATGGTGCCGACCCGGATTTGTGGTGCCAATGGAGCGAGCAATATATCAACTGGCGACAACTTGAGGTGCTGGGCCTGATGTCCAAGGGGAACTGGGCATGA
- a CDS encoding DUF5927 domain-containing protein, with amino-acid sequence MSLGVIMLVHTAFDRAEQMVRHWAGAGCPVVVHVDSNVPSQTYDRFVGSLADLPDVRFCARHRCEWGTWGLVAASQEAATLLLEEFPELRHVFLASGACLPLRPIAELQHYLNTHPDTDFIESATTADVPWTVGGLDRERFTLRFPFAWKKRRKLFDAFVKVQQAVGYKRRIPEGVVPHMGSQWWCLTRQTLDAILRDPNRATYDAYFRKVWIPDESYYQTLARLHARKIESRSLTLAKFDFQGKPHIFFDDHVELLQRSKCFVARKIWRDADLLFTTFPASEDPLRQAEEPNSGTVDRVFAQAVDRRTLGRQGLFMQSRFPSIDRQTSIAAAPYAVLQGFDDIFPDFQSWLTQQTGAVVHGHLYAKDRAHFADEAEVYRGCISDNARLRDYNGKMFLSNLIWNGRDRHHCFQFGPADTQDIRWTLAKDTQASIWVVSGAWSIPLFCSGRSASEVRAEAARLQRIEDKFLKVLRSPVARARIKIMTLAQFIEAPMVVLQTIIDEIAGHRGLAIKEAPRMRDLAGLPDYLQELKNQGMHPFLTGDITVGIAPAAKPVVRRKPYVISGK; translated from the coding sequence ATGAGCTTGGGTGTCATCATGCTTGTCCATACGGCCTTTGACCGTGCCGAACAGATGGTGCGCCATTGGGCCGGTGCGGGTTGTCCCGTTGTTGTTCATGTCGACAGCAATGTGCCATCACAGACCTATGACCGCTTTGTCGGGTCTTTGGCGGACCTGCCTGATGTTCGGTTTTGCGCACGGCACCGCTGCGAATGGGGTACGTGGGGGTTGGTGGCCGCATCCCAAGAAGCCGCAACGCTCTTGCTCGAAGAATTTCCCGAACTGCGGCATGTGTTTCTGGCCTCAGGTGCCTGCCTCCCGTTGCGCCCGATTGCAGAACTGCAGCACTACCTGAATACGCACCCCGACACTGACTTTATCGAAAGCGCGACAACGGCTGATGTGCCCTGGACGGTTGGCGGGCTTGACCGCGAACGCTTTACCCTGCGGTTCCCGTTTGCATGGAAAAAGCGCCGGAAGCTCTTTGATGCTTTTGTGAAGGTACAGCAGGCAGTCGGGTATAAACGCCGCATTCCAGAGGGTGTCGTACCCCATATGGGTTCACAGTGGTGGTGCCTGACACGGCAGACGCTTGACGCGATCTTGCGCGACCCAAACCGTGCGACCTACGATGCCTACTTCCGTAAGGTCTGGATTCCTGATGAAAGCTACTACCAGACACTTGCGCGGCTCCATGCCCGCAAGATCGAAAGCCGGTCGCTGACCTTGGCAAAGTTTGATTTTCAGGGCAAACCGCACATCTTTTTTGATGATCACGTTGAACTCTTGCAGCGCTCCAAATGCTTTGTGGCGCGGAAAATCTGGCGCGACGCCGATCTTTTGTTCACTACGTTTCCTGCATCGGAAGATCCCCTGCGCCAAGCAGAAGAGCCCAATTCAGGAACAGTGGACCGCGTCTTTGCACAGGCCGTTGACCGGCGTACCTTGGGGCGGCAGGGCCTTTTTATGCAAAGCCGTTTCCCGAGCATCGACCGCCAAACCAGCATTGCAGCGGCCCCTTATGCAGTTTTGCAGGGCTTTGATGATATCTTCCCCGATTTCCAGTCATGGCTGACACAGCAAACGGGTGCTGTGGTGCACGGGCATCTCTATGCAAAAGACCGTGCGCATTTTGCGGATGAGGCCGAGGTTTACCGCGGCTGCATATCGGATAATGCGCGGCTGCGCGACTACAACGGTAAAATGTTCCTCAGCAATCTGATCTGGAATGGCCGTGACCGACACCACTGTTTTCAGTTCGGCCCTGCCGATACCCAAGACATTAGATGGACCTTGGCGAAAGACACACAGGCCAGCATCTGGGTGGTGTCAGGGGCCTGGTCGATCCCGCTTTTCTGCTCTGGCCGCTCGGCGAGCGAGGTGCGGGCAGAGGCGGCGCGCCTGCAACGCATCGAGGACAAATTTCTCAAGGTGCTGCGATCCCCTGTCGCGCGGGCGCGGATCAAGATTATGACGCTGGCCCAGTTTATCGAAGCGCCAATGGTGGTGCTGCAAACGATTATTGACGAAATCGCGGGGCACCGTGGCCTTGCCATTAAAGAGGCCCCCAGAATGCGCGATTTAGCGGGTCTGCCGGATTATCTCCAAGAGCTGAAGAATCAGGGCATGCACCCGTTCCTGACGGGTGATATTACTGTCGGCATCGCGCCTGCCGCCAAACCGGTGGTGCGGCGCAAACCCTATGTGATCAGCGGAAAATGA
- a CDS encoding sulfotransferase family 2 domain-containing protein, translating into MSRFDYFILLAEMRTGSNLLEANINMLDGVTCHGEAFNPSFVGYPKIDALLGIDRDAREKDPFALLGKIRESDTLAGFRFFHDHDPRILNTCIEDQRCAKIILTRNPLDSFVSWKIAQATGQWKLTNATHSKSTSITFDPAAFEAHLEAIQSFQVRIQRALQTSGQAAFYINYNDLRDLDVLNGLAQFLGCDARLSNVNKKLKKQNPEPLEERVSNYDEMTSALARLDRFDLGRTPHFEPSRGPAIPSYVAAPQSGVLYMPLRSGPDKAVRQWLADLDNAQPKALIRKFTQKSLRMWQETHETHRSFAVLRHPLARAHAAFCDRILLDGSQSLPEIRANLIRVHKLALPQTAPDLADTSAYSDADHRRAFAGFLDFLKTNLAGQTSIRVDPSWASQLTLLQGMAQFALPDHILREETLAKDLGFVARQVGLAQSPKLGDTAHRWEGRLAAIYDPVLEAAARDAYARDYAAFGFENWR; encoded by the coding sequence ATGAGCAGGTTTGATTATTTCATTTTGCTGGCGGAAATGCGGACGGGGTCCAATCTTCTGGAAGCCAACATCAATATGCTTGACGGCGTCACCTGTCACGGTGAGGCGTTTAACCCGTCTTTTGTAGGCTACCCCAAGATTGACGCTCTGCTTGGCATCGACAGGGATGCCCGCGAAAAAGATCCCTTTGCCTTGCTCGGGAAGATCAGGGAAAGCGACACTTTGGCGGGCTTTCGCTTTTTTCACGACCATGATCCGCGCATTCTGAATACCTGTATTGAGGATCAGCGCTGTGCGAAAATCATCCTGACACGCAATCCGCTGGATAGCTTTGTCAGCTGGAAAATCGCGCAGGCTACGGGGCAGTGGAAACTGACAAATGCCACGCATTCGAAATCAACGTCCATCACATTCGATCCGGCTGCGTTTGAGGCACATCTTGAAGCAATTCAGAGCTTTCAAGTGCGGATCCAAAGGGCGCTGCAAACCAGTGGTCAAGCCGCGTTTTACATCAATTATAACGACCTGCGCGATCTGGACGTACTGAACGGGTTGGCGCAATTTCTTGGCTGCGATGCGCGGTTGTCGAATGTGAACAAAAAGCTCAAAAAGCAAAACCCTGAGCCTCTTGAGGAACGGGTAAGTAACTATGATGAGATGACATCTGCTTTGGCGCGCCTCGATCGCTTTGATCTGGGGCGGACCCCGCATTTTGAACCGAGCCGTGGCCCTGCCATCCCGTCTTATGTGGCTGCACCGCAATCGGGTGTTTTATATATGCCGTTGCGGTCTGGTCCGGACAAAGCTGTGCGGCAATGGCTGGCCGATCTGGACAATGCGCAGCCTAAGGCGTTGATCCGGAAGTTCACGCAAAAGTCGCTGCGGATGTGGCAGGAAACCCATGAAACACACCGCAGCTTTGCGGTGTTGCGGCATCCGCTTGCGCGTGCACATGCCGCGTTTTGTGACCGGATCCTGCTTGATGGTTCGCAGTCTCTGCCGGAAATTCGCGCGAACCTGATCAGGGTGCATAAGCTTGCGCTGCCCCAGACGGCGCCAGACCTTGCTGATACCAGTGCCTATTCGGACGCGGATCACCGGCGTGCCTTTGCAGGTTTTCTGGATTTCCTCAAAACAAACCTCGCCGGACAGACGAGCATTCGCGTTGATCCTTCATGGGCCAGCCAACTAACGCTTTTGCAAGGCATGGCGCAATTCGCCTTGCCAGATCACATCCTGCGCGAGGAAACTTTGGCCAAAGACCTTGGCTTTGTGGCGCGGCAGGTCGGTTTGGCGCAATCACCGAAGCTGGGGGACACGGCGCATCGGTGGGAAGGGCGACTCGCGGCGATCTATGATCCCGTGCTCGAAGCCGCAGCGCGCGACGCATATGCGCGCGACTATGCGGCTTTCGGGTTCGAAAACTGGCGCTAG
- a CDS encoding PTS sugar transporter subunit IIA, which produces MQLGDILKASAVKSISSCTSKKRLFHDLGELAEASYGISASSIIEALMDRENLGPTGVGQGIALPHARMAEAKGVFGLFLRLEKPLDFDAVDRQPVDLVFALIAPEDAGVEHLKALALVSRTLRNTSICAKLRANQDANTLHTILTAVESTQAA; this is translated from the coding sequence ATGCAACTTGGCGATATTCTGAAGGCGAGTGCTGTAAAGTCTATTTCATCTTGCACTAGCAAGAAGCGTCTCTTCCATGATCTGGGCGAACTTGCCGAGGCCAGCTATGGTATCAGCGCGTCCAGCATCATCGAAGCTTTGATGGATCGCGAAAACCTTGGGCCAACAGGTGTGGGCCAAGGCATCGCGCTGCCTCATGCGCGCATGGCCGAAGCCAAGGGTGTATTCGGCTTGTTCCTGCGTCTTGAAAAACCATTGGATTTTGATGCGGTTGACCGTCAGCCTGTTGATCTTGTTTTTGCGTTGATCGCTCCCGAAGATGCAGGCGTCGAACACCTCAAGGCGCTGGCATTGGTGTCACGCACACTGCGCAACACGTCGATTTGCGCGAAATTGCGCGCCAATCAAGACGCCAATACCCTGCACACAATCCTGACTGCCGTGGAATCGACGCAGGCAGCCTAG
- the hpf gene encoding ribosome hibernation-promoting factor, HPF/YfiA family, which yields MRYQISGKQIDIGAALQTHVQTELAEILSKYAGRPTEAYVVFSKSGHEYVCESVVHLSTGLNAQATGKANEIYAAFDASAEKMDKQLRRYKRRLKDHHKERSQPVELSDAGSYILESREESDEDGQDSFNAMIVAEMETKIPSLSVGEAVMQMEIASAPVLVFRNEKHNGVNVVYRRDDGNIGWIDPRNSG from the coding sequence ATGCGTTACCAAATCAGTGGAAAACAAATCGACATTGGTGCAGCCTTACAAACTCATGTGCAGACCGAGTTGGCAGAAATTCTGAGTAAGTATGCCGGACGCCCGACTGAGGCCTATGTCGTGTTTTCGAAATCAGGCCACGAATATGTCTGTGAATCCGTGGTGCATCTTTCAACCGGTCTCAACGCGCAGGCGACAGGTAAAGCAAACGAGATTTACGCCGCTTTTGACGCAAGCGCCGAGAAAATGGACAAACAACTGCGGCGCTATAAACGCCGCCTGAAGGATCACCACAAGGAACGATCACAGCCTGTTGAACTTTCGGACGCCGGATCATATATCCTCGAATCAAGAGAAGAGTCTGATGAGGATGGACAAGACTCGTTCAATGCAATGATCGTTGCCGAGATGGAGACGAAAATCCCTTCATTGTCTGTCGGTGAGGCAGTCATGCAGATGGAAATAGCCAGTGCTCCGGTACTGGTGTTCCGGAACGAGAAACATAACGGAGTGAACGTCGTTTATCGGCGGGACGACGGAAACATCGGATGGATCGACCCGCGAAATTCGGGTTAA
- the lptB gene encoding LPS export ABC transporter ATP-binding protein, translating to MPDAPQLSIKEGDVGLHIVNLRKSYRKRPVIRDVSIDLGRGEVVALLGPNGSGKTTCFYSIAGLVTPEGGRVIIDGRDVTTLPMYRRAQLGIGYLPQEMSIFRGMSVEDNIMSILEIAVPDKHRRRERLEELLSEFSIEHLRRASAMALSGGERRRVEIARCLAAGPKYVLLDEPFAGVDPIAVAEIRHLVADLKNRGIGVLITDHNVQETLQIVDRAYILHDGKVLMSGTTQEVIKDENVRRVYLGNNFRVN from the coding sequence ATGCCTGATGCGCCGCAACTCAGCATCAAGGAAGGCGACGTCGGGCTGCATATCGTCAATCTGCGCAAAAGCTATCGCAAGCGCCCTGTGATACGCGATGTCAGTATTGATCTTGGGCGGGGTGAAGTGGTGGCGTTGCTTGGGCCGAATGGTTCAGGCAAGACGACCTGCTTTTATTCAATTGCAGGGTTGGTTACCCCCGAGGGCGGCCGCGTGATCATTGATGGCCGTGATGTGACGACCTTGCCGATGTACCGCCGCGCCCAGCTTGGGATCGGGTATCTGCCGCAGGAAATGTCGATCTTTCGCGGCATGTCGGTCGAGGATAACATCATGTCGATCCTTGAAATCGCGGTTCCCGACAAACACCGCCGCAGAGAGCGGCTGGAAGAACTCTTGTCCGAATTCTCGATCGAACACCTGCGCCGCGCCTCGGCGATGGCACTTTCGGGCGGCGAACGCCGGCGGGTCGAGATCGCGCGCTGCCTTGCCGCCGGGCCCAAATACGTTCTGCTGGATGAACCTTTTGCAGGCGTTGACCCGATTGCAGTCGCCGAAATCCGGCATCTGGTGGCAGACCTCAAGAACCGCGGTATCGGTGTTTTGATTACGGACCACAACGTGCAGGAAACGCTTCAGATCGTCGATCGCGCTTATATCCTGCACGATGGCAAAGTCCTGATGAGCGGCACGACCCAAGAGGTGATCAAGGACGAAAACGTCCGCCGCGTCTATCTGGGGAACAACTTCCGCGTAAACTGA
- a CDS encoding LptA/OstA family protein: MLKKIAFCAALSFMLPLAAHAQTNINLGGMEVDTSAAVEVTADSLSIDQANGSAVFDGNVMIVQGDLRLTAGRVEVIYGANTSEIARLLASGGVTFVTADEAAEAQQADYDIASGLLVMTGDVLLTQGPSAISAGQMTINVTDGTATMEGRVRTVLQQGDN; the protein is encoded by the coding sequence ATGCTGAAAAAGATCGCATTTTGCGCAGCTCTTTCATTCATGTTGCCGCTGGCGGCCCATGCCCAGACCAACATCAATCTGGGCGGCATGGAGGTTGATACAAGCGCAGCTGTCGAAGTGACCGCCGACAGTCTTTCGATTGATCAGGCCAACGGCTCTGCCGTATTTGATGGAAACGTGATGATTGTGCAGGGCGATCTGCGCCTGACAGCGGGCCGGGTCGAGGTGATCTATGGCGCAAATACGTCGGAAATCGCGCGCCTTCTGGCATCTGGAGGCGTGACTTTTGTGACCGCCGATGAAGCCGCAGAAGCGCAGCAGGCCGATTATGATATCGCCAGCGGCCTTTTGGTGATGACAGGTGATGTGCTGCTGACGCAGGGGCCAAGCGCAATTTCGGCGGGTCAGATGACAATCAACGTCACGGATGGCACCGCCACAATGGAAGGGCGCGTGCGCACCGTTCTGCAACAAGGTGATAACTGA
- a CDS encoding KpsF/GutQ family sugar-phosphate isomerase codes for MADHQKFLATARRVITQEADALTILADGLSESFGEAVALLLNAKGRVIVSGMGKSGHIARKIAATFASTGTPAHFVHPAEASHGDLGMMTRGDVVLVLSNSGETPELADLVAYTRRFGIPMIGVASRPESTLLQRADVAVVLPALKEACGTGVVPTTSTTMTLALGDALAVALMEHRDFTPENFREFHPGGKLGAQLSKVSDLMHVDSTVPLVAAETPMSDALLEISQKGFGVVGVVDRDKRLIGIVTDGDLRRHMTGLLDHTAGEVMTAHPATVAPAALAEEAVAIMNAKKITCLFAVDPDGHGQVSGFLHIHDCLRAGIV; via the coding sequence ATGGCCGATCATCAGAAATTCCTTGCCACAGCGCGGCGCGTTATCACGCAAGAGGCGGATGCGCTGACCATTCTGGCCGACGGGTTGAGCGAGAGCTTTGGCGAGGCCGTTGCGCTTTTGTTGAATGCCAAGGGGCGCGTGATCGTCTCAGGCATGGGGAAATCAGGGCATATCGCCCGCAAGATCGCCGCAACCTTCGCCAGCACCGGAACACCCGCACATTTCGTACACCCCGCCGAGGCAAGCCACGGTGATCTGGGCATGATGACACGCGGCGATGTTGTTCTGGTGCTGTCCAATTCAGGTGAAACCCCCGAACTCGCCGATCTTGTCGCCTATACGCGGCGCTTTGGCATCCCGATGATCGGCGTCGCCAGCAGGCCGGAAAGCACACTCTTGCAACGCGCCGATGTCGCCGTCGTTTTGCCCGCGCTGAAAGAGGCCTGCGGTACCGGCGTGGTGCCCACAACATCTACCACCATGACGCTTGCGCTGGGCGATGCCCTGGCTGTTGCGTTGATGGAGCACCGCGATTTCACACCGGAAAACTTCCGTGAATTCCACCCCGGTGGCAAACTGGGCGCGCAATTGTCCAAGGTCTCGGACCTGATGCATGTTGATAGCACTGTCCCTCTGGTCGCGGCAGAAACCCCGATGAGCGACGCGCTTTTGGAGATCAGCCAAAAAGGGTTCGGCGTTGTTGGTGTTGTGGATCGCGACAAGCGCCTGATCGGGATCGTCACAGACGGGGACCTGCGGCGCCATATGACGGGCTTGCTGGATCATACCGCGGGTGAAGTCATGACCGCGCACCCTGCGACAGTCGCGCCCGCCGCACTGGCAGAAGAGGCTGTGGCCATAATGAACGCCAAAAAGATCACCTGTCTTTTCGCGGTTGATCCCGATGGTCACGGTCAAGTGTCAGGATTCCTGCATATTCATGACTGCCTGCGCGCCGGGATTGTTTAG
- a CDS encoding ribonuclease D: MANHLYKNDLPDGLDLGPIVAIDCETMGLNPHRDRLCLIQMSGGDGNCHLVQVTPGQTAAPNLCAMLENPDVLKLFHFGRFDIAALLNAFGALAAPVYCTKIASKLVRTYTDRHGLKILLQDMVGVDISKHQQQSDWGAPVLTDAQLDYAASDVLYLHQLKEKFDILLAREGRTEIAQACFDFLPTRARLDLSGWPELDIFSH, encoded by the coding sequence ATGGCCAACCACCTTTACAAGAATGATCTGCCGGACGGGCTTGATCTGGGCCCGATTGTCGCAATTGACTGCGAAACCATGGGGTTGAACCCGCATCGCGACCGGCTGTGCCTGATCCAGATGTCCGGCGGTGACGGGAATTGCCATCTTGTGCAGGTCACCCCTGGTCAGACCGCTGCACCAAATCTCTGTGCAATGCTGGAAAACCCTGATGTGCTCAAACTTTTCCACTTTGGCCGCTTTGACATCGCCGCCCTTTTGAATGCCTTCGGCGCTTTGGCGGCCCCTGTTTATTGCACCAAAATCGCCTCAAAGCTGGTGCGTACCTATACAGATCGCCACGGGCTTAAGATCTTGTTGCAGGATATGGTTGGCGTCGACATTTCCAAGCACCAACAGCAAAGCGATTGGGGCGCGCCGGTCTTGACGGACGCGCAACTGGATTATGCAGCTTCTGATGTTCTTTACCTGCACCAACTGAAGGAAAAATTCGATATCCTGCTGGCCCGTGAAGGGCGCACCGAAATCGCGCAGGCCTGTTTCGATTTTCTGCCAACACGTGCCAGACTTGACTTGTCGGGTTGGCCCGAACTCGACATCTTTTCGCACTGA